One Planktothrix serta PCC 8927 DNA window includes the following coding sequences:
- a CDS encoding threonine/serine exporter family protein, whose product MTQTVLREIDQKFHLVLLTARLLLQNSAATERVHRVTRQLADSLGIEARLLVSYEAITLTTKIHNQFYSRISIPIPAMKINMMVITQVMRLVDDLQQGHKTLEQVTDELELINHHAPHHDPQWFLVLMLGIAGGSLAKIFNGDWSTFLIVSLATALGLILRQELAKRNFNGFIITFFAAFLGGCISAIGIKLGWTTTPEPCLLVPSMMLVPGVHLINAVLDMVYNHQITGIARLNFSLVMLISILFGLLLSGSLMDISVAVNPMKPPLLQPENILFAGFVAAGFAILFNVPKGILWICIFCGMVGYGMRIFSINIGLGIIWGNLLASMVVGLMTVYFSRRFKVPSAAIAFGAVVGMIPGIFMFRAGSGLILMMELGMNTDISLIANTIIMAGTALLMTLGIPVGLALPNLLFFRSED is encoded by the coding sequence ATGACACAAACAGTCCTGCGAGAGATTGATCAAAAGTTTCACCTGGTTTTACTCACAGCCAGACTTCTTCTACAAAATAGTGCCGCAACAGAACGAGTTCATCGGGTAACTCGTCAATTGGCGGATAGTTTAGGAATTGAAGCCCGATTATTAGTATCCTATGAAGCCATCACATTAACAACAAAAATCCATAATCAATTCTATTCGCGGATTAGTATCCCAATTCCGGCGATGAAAATTAATATGATGGTAATAACTCAAGTAATGCGGTTAGTCGATGATCTTCAACAAGGACATAAAACCTTAGAACAAGTTACAGATGAGTTAGAACTAATTAATCACCATGCTCCTCATCATGATCCCCAATGGTTTTTAGTTTTAATGTTAGGAATTGCGGGGGGAAGTTTAGCTAAAATTTTTAATGGAGATTGGTCTACCTTTTTGATTGTGAGTTTAGCAACAGCCCTGGGATTAATCTTAAGGCAGGAATTAGCAAAACGCAATTTTAATGGGTTTATTATTACCTTTTTCGCAGCTTTTTTAGGAGGTTGTATCAGTGCAATTGGAATTAAACTGGGTTGGACAACAACGCCAGAACCCTGTTTATTAGTTCCCTCCATGATGTTAGTCCCAGGGGTTCATTTAATTAATGCAGTTTTAGATATGGTTTATAACCATCAAATTACCGGAATTGCTCGATTAAATTTTAGTTTAGTGATGTTGATTTCTATTTTATTTGGTTTATTATTATCAGGCAGCTTAATGGATATTTCTGTTGCTGTTAATCCGATGAAGCCGCCTCTATTACAACCTGAAAATATTTTATTTGCCGGATTTGTGGCTGCCGGATTTGCGATTTTATTTAATGTCCCTAAAGGAATTCTTTGGATTTGTATTTTTTGTGGAATGGTCGGTTATGGGATGCGGATTTTTTCAATTAATATCGGATTAGGAATTATTTGGGGAAATCTTTTGGCTTCAATGGTTGTGGGATTAATGACAGTTTATTTTTCTCGACGCTTTAAAGTGCCTTCGGCTGCGATCGCATTTGGGGCTGTTGTCGGAATGATCCCTGGAATTTTTATGTTTCGAGCCGGAAGTGGTTTAATTTTAATGATGGAATTAGGCATGAATACCGATATTTCTTTAATTGCTAATACTATTATCATGGCAGGAACTGCCTTGTTAATGACATTAGGAATTCCCGTTGGGTTGGCATTACCGAACCTATTATTTTTTAGGTCAGAAGATTAG
- a CDS encoding pentapeptide repeat-containing protein: MNGWELLQRKATGEWNFKEVDLRGADLQNFDLSKLVFIGADLSGANLSHANLSRACLRGANLMGANLSYAILKQASLYETQMMGANLSHVDLNGANLTQANLSYTNLYQANLSDVTLYQGNLENAWLVGADLRDADLEKANFKAANLTDSNLTDSIGFNDHDAIICNTIMPNGEVMLSLF, translated from the coding sequence ATGAATGGTTGGGAATTACTACAACGAAAAGCAACAGGGGAATGGAATTTTAAAGAGGTCGATTTAAGGGGTGCAGATTTGCAAAATTTTGATCTGAGTAAATTAGTCTTTATTGGGGCTGATTTAAGTGGGGCGAATCTTAGTCACGCTAATTTAAGTCGAGCTTGTTTACGCGGTGCGAACTTAATGGGGGCTAATTTGAGTTATGCCATTTTAAAACAAGCCAGTTTATATGAGACACAAATGATGGGAGCAAATCTCTCCCATGTCGATCTCAATGGTGCAAATTTAACCCAAGCCAATTTAAGTTATACGAATCTTTATCAAGCCAATTTAAGTGATGTAACCCTCTACCAGGGTAATTTAGAAAATGCTTGGTTAGTGGGGGCTGATTTACGAGATGCAGATTTAGAAAAAGCGAACTTCAAAGCCGCTAATTTAACTGATTCTAACTTAACTGATTCCATTGGATTTAATGATCATGATGCAATTATTTGTAATACGATTATGCCCAATGGTGAAGTGATGTTATCCTTATTCTAA
- a CDS encoding RNA-binding S4 domain-containing protein, with protein MSETIKLDQFLKFMGEVSTGGQAKIMIQSGDVQVNGEIETRRGRKLVTGDQVLIGGKTLNVNLE; from the coding sequence ATGTCTGAAACGATTAAACTCGATCAATTTCTTAAATTTATGGGCGAGGTTTCCACCGGAGGACAAGCTAAAATCATGATTCAATCGGGTGATGTTCAAGTCAATGGTGAGATTGAAACTCGACGGGGACGTAAATTAGTTACAGGGGATCAAGTGTTAATTGGGGGGAAAACTTTGAACGTTAATTTAGAATAA
- a CDS encoding Uma2 family endonuclease gives MITSTTFSPPAILPPLENGDQLTRVEFERRYQAMPEVKKAELIEGIVYMASPVRAKKHSKPHSQIIGWLIAYEAATSGVETLDNATVRLDVDNQPQPDALLRIEEGGQSRISEDDYVEGSPELIVEIAASTASIDLHQKLKVYRRNQVQEYLVWRIYDSEFDWFRLKNGEYIKLEPDSNGIIYSQVFPGLWLDKAALLAGNLAKVLEVVQQGLASQAHQDFVQELASE, from the coding sequence ATGATTACTTCTACTACCTTTTCTCCTCCTGCAATTCTGCCACCATTAGAAAACGGCGACCAACTAACCCGTGTAGAATTTGAACGTCGCTATCAAGCAATGCCTGAAGTAAAAAAGGCAGAATTAATTGAAGGAATTGTTTATATGGCATCTCCAGTCAGAGCAAAAAAACACAGCAAACCTCATTCTCAAATTATAGGTTGGTTAATTGCTTACGAAGCCGCCACATCAGGAGTAGAGACCCTGGATAATGCCACCGTGCGCCTTGATGTCGATAACCAACCACAACCCGATGCGTTATTAAGAATAGAAGAAGGGGGACAATCTAGGATTAGTGAAGATGATTATGTCGAAGGTTCGCCAGAATTAATAGTAGAAATTGCTGCTTCTACTGCCTCAATAGATTTACATCAAAAACTAAAAGTTTATCGTCGAAATCAAGTACAAGAATATTTAGTTTGGCGAATTTATGATAGTGAATTTGATTGGTTTAGATTGAAAAACGGAGAATATATTAAACTTGAACCTGATAGCAATGGGATAATTTATTCGCAAGTTTTCCCTGGATTATGGCTAGATAAAGCTGCTTTATTAGCGGGAAATTTAGCCAAAGTTTTAGAGGTTGTTCAGCAGGGATTAGCAAGTCAAGCCCATCAAGATTTTGTGCAAGAATTGGCATCGGAGTAG
- a CDS encoding Uma2 family endonuclease — protein sequence MISATISPKLTIPPLENGDQLTRAEFERRYSAMPQIKKAELIEGVVYMASPLRFKSHGKPHGYMMTWVGTYEAATPGVEFGDNSTVRLDADNEPQPDALLRIKVGGQSTISEDDYVEGAPELIVEIAASTVSIDVNQKLKVYRRNQVQEYLVWRVLDSEFDWFRLNEGEYIKLEPDSNGIIYSQVFPGLWLDKAALLAGNLAKVLEVLQQGLASQTHQDFVQQLAQD from the coding sequence ATGATATCAGCCACAATTTCTCCTAAATTAACTATTCCTCCCTTAGAAAACGGAGATCAACTAACCCGTGCTGAATTTGAGCGTCGTTATTCTGCTATGCCGCAGATAAAAAAAGCGGAATTAATTGAAGGAGTAGTTTATATGGCATCGCCTTTAAGATTTAAAAGTCATGGGAAACCTCATGGTTATATGATGACATGGGTGGGTACTTATGAAGCTGCTACTCCTGGTGTAGAATTTGGGGATAATTCTACAGTGCGTCTTGATGCTGATAATGAACCTCAACCCGATGCACTCTTGAGAATTAAGGTAGGTGGACAATCAACGATTAGTGAAGATGATTATGTCGAAGGTGCGCCAGAATTAATCGTAGAAATTGCTGCCAGCACTGTGTCAATTGATGTTAACCAAAAACTGAAAGTTTATCGTCGAAATCAAGTACAAGAATATTTAGTTTGGCGAGTTTTAGATAGTGAATTTGATTGGTTTAGATTAAATGAAGGAGAATATATTAAACTGGAACCTGATAGCAATGGCATAATTTATTCGCAAGTTTTCCCTGGATTGTGGCTAGATAAAGCGGCTTTATTAGCGGGAAATTTAGCGAAAGTTTTAGAAGTATTGCAGCAGGGTTTGGCAAGTCAAACCCATCAAGATTTTGTACAGCAATTAGCTCAGGATTAG